A single region of the Plutella xylostella chromosome 7, ilPluXylo3.1, whole genome shotgun sequence genome encodes:
- the LOC125488808 gene encoding uncharacterized protein LOC125488808 — protein MRRATCESQRGLPWTQEQQLEDIDFADDLCLLSTKRQHLQSKIDDLAREAEKDGLRINCSKTKEMRLNTSDDCAVHVNGEAVERVNKFTYLGSVVDPHGGTEADIDARINKARSAFAQLKPVWDSSVIARRTKVRIFESNVKSVLLYGCETWFVRDDLTRRLQVFVNKCLRQILKVFWPRTISNTELWRLTNQRRIDSEIRLKKWSWIGHTLRRSEDHPPKIALTKWAASGKRKRGRPKTTWRRTVVQEAAALGMSWHEVEGMAQDRSEWKSTLRALCP, from the coding sequence ATGCGTAGAGCCACATGCGAATCGCAGAGAGGTCTGCCATGGACACAGGAACAGCAATTAGAGGACATCGACTTTGCAGACGATCTTTGTCTGCTGTCGACTAAACGCCAACACCTGCAGTCCAAAATTGACGACCTCGCCAGAGAAgcagaaaaggatggactaCGCATAAACTGCTCCAAAACTAAAGAGATGCGTCTCAACACGTCGGATGATTGCGCCGTGCATGTAAACGGGGAGGCCGTGGAGAGAGTGAACAAATTCACGTACCTCGGCAGCGTCGTGGACCCTCACGGCGGAACCGAGGCCGACATCGACGCCCGCATCAACAAGGCCCGGTCAGCCTTTGCGCAACTCAAGCCCGTCTGGGACTCCTCCGTCATCGCTCGCCGCACTAAAGTTCGGATTTTCGAGTCAAACGTCAAGTCAGTACTCTTATATGGTTGCGAAACGTGGTTCGTAAGAGATGACCTAACAAGAAGGCTACAAGTATTTGTCAACAAATGCCTTAGACAGATACTAAAGGTATTCTGGCCACGAACCATCTCGAATACGGAGTTATGGAGACTGACCAACCAGAGGAGAATTGACTCGGAAATCCGGCTTAAGAAGTGGAGCTGGATTGGCCATACGCTGCGGAGATCCGAAGACCATCCACCCAAAATCGCCCTGACAAAGTGGGCTGCATCTGGCAAGCGAAAGAGGGGACGGCCAAAAACCACGTGGCGTCGCACTGTCGTGCAGGAGGCAGCCGCCCTCGGCATGAGCTGGCACGAAGTCGAAGGCATGGCACAGGACCGGTCAGAGTGGAAATCTacacttcgagccctatgtccctga
- the LOC125488785 gene encoding uncharacterized protein LOC125488785, with product MAVPSRLLPRDVEDDRRRRPLLIAEPISNMPLLHMDVPSTSQGYNMDTAERPVAAGGRMKSQSRRRYKTMTENEKALLKLSSKLQARVRLLQKQKNATKHEIKIVKQMKKQDEFKTVFAGLSEGAQTFFAMQLSQTGKKLKGRRFTTKEKIFCLALISAVLKRTAF from the exons ATGGCAGTGCCTTCACGTCTTTTACCAA GAGATGTTGAAGAtgatagaagaagaagaccaTTACTGATTGCTGAACCAATTAGTAATATGCCACTATTACATATGGATGTACCTAGCACATCACAAG GTTACAACATGGACACAGCTGAAAGACCTGTAGCTGCTGGTGGAAGAATGAAGTCACAATCTC GTCGCCGATACAAGACTATGACTGAAAACGAAAAAGCTCTTCTTAAGTTGTCCTCAAAGCTCCAAGCAAGAGTAAGGTTGTTGCAGAAACAGAAAAATGCCACAAaacatgaaattaaaattgtgAAGCAAATGAAGAAACAAGATGAGTTCAAAACTGTATTCGCAGGATTAAGTGAAGGAGCACAAACATTTTTTGCAATGCAATTATCGCAAACGGGTAAGAAACTGAAAGGAAGACGTTTCACaacgaaagaaaaaatattctgcCTAGCTCTTATAAGCGCAGTCCTAAAGCGTACCGCTTTCTGA